Genomic segment of Paenibacillus sp. FSL R5-0912:
GTTATTGCTGTTGCGGTAGTGATTTTTTCCTTGATTACCATATTGTCTATAAATAATGTAGAAGCATTTAAAATAGATTTTTATAATATTTTTTACTCAGAGAAACCTAATTTTGTTGAAGTGAAAGCTATTAAGGAGGATTCTGATCTAATAATTGAAAAACTGCCAGACGGGTGGGATCATATCTATCTTCCGGACTATATTCCCTTGAATTACAGGTTTGAAAGTAGTTCCAATAATTCAAGTACCTTTAAAATAATATTTCAAGATAAAACAGATAAAAAGCTGGTTTTTAAGCAGAAAAACTATGTAAGGGATAAAACAGTGGCAGATAATGAAACCTCGAATTTTACAAGTATAACTATTGGCCATACGAAAGGTTACGCAGTTGAAAAAAATGGCGAGATTTTTATGTCATGGCAAAATCATAATTATTCGTTTGAGTTAGTTGGTTCAATAGATATAAAAGAATTAAGAAAAATGGCTGAAAGCCTTAAAATTCATAACTAAACA
This window contains:
- a CDS encoding DUF4367 domain-containing protein is translated as MDNVKLKKELFDLIIEHAATEYLYDEADALKIKTEKSCDVKFSDGFERKIDVYIQLEKIRHVRKRWAKHLKVIAVAVVIFSLITILSINNVEAFKIDFYNIFYSEKPNFVEVKAIKEDSDLIIEKLPDGWDHIYLPDYIPLNYRFESSSNNSSTFKIIFQDKTDKKLVFKQKNYVRDKTVADNETSNFTSITIGHTKGYAVEKNGEIFMSWQNHNYSFELVGSIDIKELRKMAESLKIHN